GTCTTCGGCCTCAGATGGGATGAACCAATTTCTGGATTCTGAACTGACTAAGCGCCTTAAAAACGCTGGTGGTCTTAAGTTTTTAAGCCAACAGATTGTAAATACTGAGTCTATCATCTCTTCACAGCTTGCCGTACACACTGTGGGTCTCATCCTTGAATCAGATGTTCCGTCTAACCTGTTTGACGTGCTCGTCAATGATGTCCTTCACAGCCTCAATCAGCTGTCACCAGGCCATCCCAGCTATAGCCGCAGTCGTCAACTCACTGCTCTAATTCCTGAGATTGTAAATTCTTAGATGCTAAGGCTGCCGTCATAGTGTAGGATCAAACTTCACACTATGACAAAGGCACTTAGTTTTTTTTGCATTTTATTGCTTCCTGTGATGAGTTGGGCTTACTTTATCCCCTCAAATCTCACTTCGTCTGAGCAAAAGTTTGTAGCTGGCTTTTTAAGCCAAACCTATTCTGCACAGTATATGTCCCGCCCCTTTTACACTGGAAACGACCTAGGAATAGAATTTGGCACAAGCTTTCAGTATCGCCCTTTGGATCAAGTGAAAGAACGCTTTACCGCTGACGATATTAACTCCTCTCTTTTTCTTTCCAGCCTGTATATCAATAAGAGTCTGATCTATGGCTTAGAGTTAGGGCTTTCTATGCTCTTAAGCTCTTTCACCTCAGACACGGTGTCTGGATTTGGGGGGCATTTAAGATGGTATCCTGATATTTTTGCCAACAGAAAATTCCAAGCCGTTTTGCAACTTTACACTCAGTATACCAATTTTCGTGATGCCTTTTATAATCAAGATCTCGGATTTCACATGGGGCTTGGCTATAACCGCAGGGACTTTTCCGTGTATTTAGGGGGTGACTTTGCCTTTGCCTTTTCAAGCTTTAGTGCCATATCTGATGCCCGTCCTATTACCAGCAGTGGTCGACGCGAAGAAGTAGACCACGCAAATTTTAGTCCCTTCTTAAGCCTTCAGTACCACTTTGACTCCTTCCACATTAACGTCATTCAAAGCTACAATTTCAATGCCAGCTGGTCGAGCCGTCTCAATTTGAGCTATTCTCTCTAACACCACTAAATATTTTTATTTCTCCCTCTAAACTTCTCTTAGAACTAGCCGAAGACTTTATTAGACCTTAGTTCAGGGGAAATCACTTGAAAAAAAACACGCGTTTGGGATTTATCACTTTCTTTATCCCTTTCGTTTTTTTATTCCAAAACTGTGACCATCACGAAGAGACTCCTCTTCAAGCCTCAGAGACCACTCTTGAAAGCCTTGGGGTGCACACTCTGCATATCCCCGCAAAGGTTTTAAACGCACCACGAACACCGACAAGTACCCGAAAACAGGCGGCCCCACAAGAAGAGTTGATGGTGATCGACCTTTACAATAGTGTTATCAAAAACTCTCAGGGCGTGCATTATTGCCCTGGTTACGATTTCTTTTACTCCTTAAGACACATTTTAGATCAGGCACGTCTATGCATAACCGCTGCCAGCGAAGACGTGGTGTGCAGTACAGAATACACACCTCCCAAAGCAGTTTTGATCACTCAGGGCGGAGAACAGATTGCGCTGGGACGTCGAGACGACCAGTGCAAACAGATGGACCTGTGTGCCCCAAGCCAAGATGACTTTAATGTCTTGATTGAAATGTTCCTAGAAATTAAAGATTCATTTAAATGCACTTCGATCTGATCCATGCTTTTACGCTTTGGTTCCATCTGCCTGATTAAGGCTTTTGCATTTCTATCTTATCCACAATATTTGTAGTTGATTTGCCTTGTGAAAAAGGCAAAGACATCACCTTCCCACCTATAGATTTCACAAACTCCGAACCTACAATTTGGTCCTCAGACCAATCGCCACCTTTAACTAAAAAGTGCGGTTTAATCTTTTTGATCAGCTCTAAGGGGGTGTCTTCAGAAAAGATCACCACCATATCTACGGCCTTTAAGGCCAAAAGCAGTTCTTTTCTATCCTCTTCTGTTTGAATCGGACGCGTAGGTCCCTTTAGGCGTTTTACACTTTCATCAGAGTTTAAACCCACAACCAAAATGTCACCCAAGGCTTTTGCCTGTTCTAAATAACGAACGTGTCCTACGTGCAAAATATCAAAACACCCATTAGTAAATACAATTTTTTTAGATTGACGAAGCTGTTCTAAGTCTTGAATGTTCATTTATGATCCTGCTTTTCTGTATGTCTTCGGTGTACGCGATCTGCCTAAATATCCTTAAGGTCTCTTAGCGTATACAGCGATTTAGTTATTTTTAGCTGCTTTAGAATAATCTTGATCCATCGTTCTGTACTGCGCCTCTGTCTTTTCACCGTGCATCTCAACGCCAGAAAAATAAACCAATACATCTTTATTCACGAAGTAGGACAATAATGGGAAGACGATAAATCCTGATAAAAACACCACTGCGGTTCGTACGAAAACTTTAACAGGATAAGCGGCTTTACTTTGATCTTCATTGGAACCTAATTGGGCGTAAACCATCCACTCGCCAATGGTGCGTCCAAAAAAACATCGCGCTAAGATCATATACATAAAACTGACGGTCAGAACGATTCCCAAAAAGTAGGACCTTCCTGCGGCATCGTAAGGCAAATTGCTCAGCACTGCCGATAAACTCTCGCCCATAGCTGTAAGCACAATGGCAAAAAAGATCATACAGATCGACACTAAAGTCAGAACATCCATCATGATCGCTGTGAATGAAGGCAGAACGGGTTTGCTCTTTTTCTTTCTCAGCCCATCGTAACCAGAAAATCTAAGTGTAACGACCTCTACTGGAGAACCCATTCTTTGCGGAATAAAAAAAGGATTATCAATAACTGTGGAAGGATTTATGTCCTTTTCTACCACCCCATCAACGGAAGGCTCTCTGCCAATGTCTACGTCTCCAGCCCAGGGATTGTACTTCTCTTCTACAGGACGCATCCACACAGGAGTCAGCGAGGTCATATCCACTTCATCGGCCGTCTCAGCTTTAAAGTTTTGCGTCTTCTTTGTCTCACCCAAAGAAAGAGTTTGAGGAGGAGAAGCTTGTACGTTTTTTGGTTTTGCCTCTGGCGAAGACACCTTGGCTTGCGGAGTAGCAGTGAACATCGTGTCTAAATCCACAGAAGGCACCACGAAATCTTCATCTGCCGCCTCTTGATCTGCATAAGCATTAGACTTTTTTTGATGAAAGCCCAAACCCTCTGAAAGTGGTCGAAAATCTATATTTTCATTAAGATCAGACATACTTTAAAGCTCCAGAGTGTTAAAAGGCTCCACCCATATACCTTAGAACGGAGACAATCGACACGCAAGCAGTTTCGACCCTTAAGACCTGATCTCCTAGGGATAAAGAGGGAATCCCATAGCTTTTAAAGCGGGCCACCTCTTGTTCAGAAAAGCCCCCTTCAGAACCTACAAAAACCCAAATGTTTTCAATAGACTTATCCAAAGGTTGAGACTGAAAAAAGGCACTGAGTAACGGTGCACTCCCCTCATAAAAGGCCAGGGCCAAAGAGTTCTTGTCCAAAAGTTTTGACTTCTGTTGCTCTAAGAACCGCTCTAGAGGCTGTATAGGCTGAATTTTAAGGGGCTCATATCTGCCCGTTTGCTGCATGGCTGATCTCACGATCTTCTCCCAACGCTCTTCTTTGCCCTTAAGCTTATCTCCTGTTCTAAAAAAACTATAATCCGAAAGCATGGGCCATATCTGAGCCACGCCTAACTCCACAGCCTTTTCCAAAACAGCGTCAAACACCTTGGGCTTTGGGTAATTTAAAACAAGGTGAACGTAAGGCGGTTTCAGTGTGGGTAAGTCTCTGGCTTCAAGCACCTCTACAGTCATTTGCACTTTATCTACTTGTTTCACTTTCACCAAAAAGGCCTGATCTTGATCTTCGTTAAGAAGTTCAAAAAAACTGCCCATTCCCAAACGACAGACGATATGAATATGAT
This portion of the Pseudobdellovibrionaceae bacterium genome encodes:
- the rfaE2 gene encoding D-glycero-beta-D-manno-heptose 1-phosphate adenylyltransferase; the protein is MNIQDLEQLRQSKKIVFTNGCFDILHVGHVRYLEQAKALGDILVVGLNSDESVKRLKGPTRPIQTEEDRKELLLALKAVDMVVIFSEDTPLELIKKIKPHFLVKGGDWSEDQIVGSEFVKSIGGKVMSLPFSQGKSTTNIVDKIEMQKP
- a CDS encoding 16S rRNA (uracil(1498)-N(3))-methyltransferase, whose amino-acid sequence is MRRYLTDQTLQLGKDITLSGESFHHIHIVCRLGMGSFFELLNEDQDQAFLVKVKQVDKVQMTVEVLEARDLPTLKPPYVHLVLNYPKPKVFDAVLEKAVELGVAQIWPMLSDYSFFRTGDKLKGKEERWEKIVRSAMQQTGRYEPLKIQPIQPLERFLEQQKSKLLDKNSLALAFYEGSAPLLSAFFQSQPLDKSIENIWVFVGSEGGFSEQEVARFKSYGIPSLSLGDQVLRVETACVSIVSVLRYMGGAF